In a single window of the Drosophila albomicans strain 15112-1751.03 chromosome 3, ASM965048v2, whole genome shotgun sequence genome:
- the LOC117566540 gene encoding uncharacterized protein LOC117566540: MWLLMHHQITPLWRRVLKEDQDALDVDDDLDGRSAYVNNQFVPNEPVELLDDEQNAPLYEILQKQMEQVLAATGPDVPIYADDKTKRQRLQQPPNKPLFTSNNEAEADDDYVDETVPESEQGDIDAEKPDAAATAEEQLPETNYQVQQQPIPTSKPASSSSSTRRPQRRRTTTALPRTTRSKTEQQSKVTSTTVSPELTSSTTAAPASTSSSNQKQRPQSKPNPNLNNSLPHDPQIYQHKRRIIFKTISTGSQFVNSPIGDLMIKFSIGFAKPASQAAATPSSEMLRAFSNNLLRNIELQKLKRVKVQKD, encoded by the coding sequence ATGTGGTTACTCATGCACCACCAGATAACTCCATTGTGGAGGCGCGTGCTCAAAGAGGATCAGGATGCGCTGGACGTAGACGACGACTTGGATGGCCGCAGCGCCTATGTGAACAATCAATTTGTGCCCAATGAACCTGTCGAGCTGCTGGACGACGAGCAGAATGCACCGCTCTATGAAATACTGCAGAAGCAGATGGAGCAAGTTCTCGCTGCAACCGGACCTGATGTGCCCATCTACGCGGACGATAAGACTAAGCGCCAGCGGCTGCAACAGCCACCGAATAAACCGCTTTTCACCAGCAACAATGAAGCGGAAGCAGATGACGATTATGTGGATGAGACGGTGCCAGAATCCGAGCAAGGTGACATCGATGCAGAGAAACcagatgcagcagcaactgcagagGAGCAGCTGCCAGAAACGAACTaccaagtgcagcagcagccaatcCCTACTTCGAAGCCAGCcagcagctccagctccacaAGAAGACCTCAGCGCAGACGCACCACAACTGCATTGCCGCGCACAACCCGCTCGAAGACTGAGCAGCAATCGAAAGTGACATCGACAACAGTGAGTCCAGAGCTGACAAGTAGCACAACTGCAGCTCCTGCTTCTACCTCCTCCTCTAATCAAAAGCAACGTCCCCAATCCAAGCCGAATCCCAATCTGAACAACAGTTTGCCGCACGATCCGCAAATCTATCAGCACAAGCGTCGCATCATCTTCAAGACCATCTCGACAGGTTCACAATTTGTCAACTCTCCCATTGGTGATCTGATGATCAAATTCTCCATTGGCTTTGCAAAGCCTGCCAGTCAGGCTGCAGCAACACCTTCTAGTGAGATGTTGCGTGCCTTCTCCAATAACCTGTTGCGCAACATTGAATtgcaaaagttgaaaagaGTTAAAGTGCAGAAGGATTAA
- the LOC117569570 gene encoding uncharacterized protein LOC117569570, whose product MRPYQVACIVVASLLLLQPASIEAKRRKHKGNDHHDSHRSKTKTKWSTSSDLSGPNSQVSTEEHGYYVKRTFSPLAAKEGKTRQSPPYLAIPIAWFSCEAGKAGCQQLSNSGSINSPAHALSEGYLCDDDCAEELYEPICGKTPNEIAVFYNKCKLNVAKCRTHGLWTELPYEECQKTYPKETAYTEKKFRCSPYFRDAATVAAEAEKEKEKDKDKDSNESSEEQKEDKKKHKQKVEKVEPIALPLEVKPVTMPVPSPVVVPVPNPVAVPVLLAPEAVALPPIPVKKTAETLAQIVAKPLAIQNQAIKAPVAAVAKPLESEKDKLKYVVS is encoded by the exons ATGAGACCATATCAGGTTGCCTGCATCGTAG TGGCAAGTTTGCTGCTTCTGCAACCAGCCTCCATTGAGGCAAAGCGTCGCAAGCACAAGGGCAACGATCATCACGATTCGCATAGATCGAAGACAAAGACCAAATGGTCCACCTCATCGGATCTGAGCGGTCCCAACTCTCAGGTGTCCACCGAGGAGCATGGCTACTATGTGAAGCGCACCTTCTCCCCACTCGCCGCCAAGGAAGGTAAGACTCGCCAGAGTCCTCCATACTTGGCCATTCCCATTGCCTGGTTCAGCTGTGAAGCCGGCAAAGCCGGTTGCCAACAGCTCAGCAACTCGGGCAGCATCAATAGTCCAGCTCATGCCTTGAGCGAGGGTTATTTGTGCGACGATGATTGTGCGGAAGAGCTCTATGAACCCATCTGTGGCAAGACACCCAACGAAATTGCTGTGTTCTACAACAAATGCAAGCTGAATGTGGCCAAGTGTCGCACTCATGGCTTGTGGACAGAACTTCCTTACGAGGAGTGCCAGAAAACGTATCCCAAGGAAACTGCATATACCGAGAAGAAGTTCAGATGTTCCCCTTACTTCCGTGATGCTGCCACAGTTGCTGCCGAGGCtgagaaggagaaagagaaggacAAGGACAAGGATAGCAATGAGAGCAGCGAGGAGCAAAAGGAAGACAAGAAGAAGCACAAGCAGAAAGTGGAGAAAGTCGAACCAATTGCCTTGCCTCTAGAAGTTAAGCCAGTCACTATGCCAGTGCCCAGCCCCGTAGTTGTGCCTGTACCCAACCCCGTAGCTGTCCCTGTTCTTTTGGCTCCTGAAGCTGTTGCCCTGCCCCCGATCCCAGTGAAGAAGACAGCTGAAACTCTGGCACAGATCGTTGCAAAGCCCTTAGCTATCCAAAATCAGGCAATCAAGGCTCCAGTTGCAGCGGTTGCAAAGCCTTTGGAATCCGAAAAGGATAAACTCAAATATGTGGTATCTTAA